A segment of the Amblyomma americanum isolate KBUSLIRL-KWMA chromosome 6, ASM5285725v1, whole genome shotgun sequence genome:
CCAATGAATTATGGCTGCCATGGCTAGATTAATAAATTAAAGTTGTAGCCTTGTACTCATAGTCGTTGCCACTGCATACTGTGTTGTTTGCCTGTACTTCTGCTGTCCACGGTGAGCAAAGCTTCATATGAAGTACAGTAGGGATATAGCACAGTCATTCAATAGCTGGTTATAACCTTGGCAGTAGCCTAGAAGTAGACAATCCACCTCATATGAAAAGAAGCACTGATTTCAAACATTAGTAGGCTCCTACGGATACATGAGTTTTGTTCAAGTCTTCTTCGACTTAAGGCCTGGCTTTTTGCAATGGTTAGACAGGGTTCGGTCAGAGAGACAGGCGGcattttttccaagcatttcctCTTAGAAAAGCCGAGCTCAAGGTATGGTGGTGCTTGTGGCCATTTTAAACACTGGCAGATTCAGCAGTACCACAATTCAAACCCAATCTCTCCTGCAGACAAGGCGGATGCTTTATTGCTAAGCCTCTAGCTGTTGCAGTTTGGATTGGCAAGCCAGgtggaaccttttttttttaagcatttcTGCCTTGGATAAGGTAAGGGGAAGGTTGGCGGACGCTTGTACTCATTTGGAAACCAGCGGTTTCCCTAATTTTGGTCGATTTTTTACCCCAGCCTCTTGTATATGAAGTGGATGCTCTTTCACTAGGCTACAATTTCAGTTTAGTCTGGTAGACTGGTGGCACCTTTTCCAAGTTTTCTCCTGTGTGGCTGCTGAAGAGCAGGCCAGGGGTATGGTGGTACCTATTAGGAAACCAGTGGTTTTAGGAAAGGTCCAGAATTTCAACCTTGCAATTTGTAGGGTGCCACCATTGGTGCCATCAACATGTGCAACAAGTGTACAGGCACAGCCATAAGTTCGTTATGGTGCACATAGTTTTATGAGTGCTCCCAGGCGTGGTATATATCTTGCGGCATCAGCAGAACTGTCAGTTTTGCGCAGCAGTTTCCTTTACATTACAGTTTGACAGAATAGGTTGTTGCTCACTGTGGCAAGCACTGAGGGAAGCAATGTTTTGTAGGTGTTTAAGAGTACTGACTATTAGCACACCAGTTGTTTCCCCTTCCCGCAGGGCTAGTAGTGAAATGATTTCacacttttcctgttcaagcttCGAAGAAAGCCGTGAAAAAGGATGGGAAATGGTTGCTGCGGGAAGTTGCTCCTGAATTCAGCTTGTGATGGTATATGCGAATAGAACGAAGCTTCAGGTGCAGTTTCATTTTAAGTTTAAAGAAGCTTGCGGTTCTTGCTGGCTTGGCGTACCATGCGCTACATATGAATTTATTTTTTAATCCTTTCAACCCCTCTTTCTTTATTCCATTCTCCGGATAGAGCTTATGTGTCAGAGGCACAAAAAGTCTCTGCTGCTGCCCCATGTTTATAAACTGCTGGCACTAAAACCTCTAAGTGACAACCATATTGTCAAATGTCCTGAACGAACCATAAACTCATCTCCTCAGCATTTATTTAGTGGAATTGCATTTCTTCAGCATTTTTTAGATACTTTCTTATGAGCATTTCTAATCCTTTAGAGCATCCTTTGGACCATTTTTTTTAGCATTTCattagcacatttttttttttttgtgcactgaaATAGGTAAGGCTTTTACAACTGTCATTCATTTTGCATGGCAAGTTCTTTTTCTAACCGATGGACACACAGATAAATGAACTAATTTGCATTTCACTCTCTTGATGCCTGATGTCAAAAACGCATGTGCCATGATTGAACCAGTCCGTGTATGGCGACATCACCAGGGGGCTTTTTCTGCTctcttttttcatgtttttttgtcCTTTGCATTCGTTAATCACCCATcagttctatttttttttaatttcctatGCAGCAAAATATGTTCTTTTATCATTGTTTATTTCTCACAAGTAACCTGTGAAATGCAGTCAGTCAACTTGCCTCTCACTAAACTCTTTATTACTCTTTGTCCATTCCTAACGCCACTCAGTGTCATCACCCATAGTGCACACACTGCAGCGAGTTGCTGCAGGTACTTGAAGTTTGTGCATGAACCTAGATTCACTTTACGCTGCTACAAACCTAATATCAATATAAAGTTCATTACGGCATTTATCCAAACAGACGCACTTCTGTCCTTTTAAGTCTGTGAATAAGATATAAAAAAGTAATGTTTTCAAAAGTTCCATTACAAAGCTTCTTATTTGATGTTTCACAAGTTAATTGGTAGATATTCTAATTCATTTGGTTTGGTTCAGTAACTGATTTGTGTGCCTTTGCCTTCATTCTTGTAAGGTCACTGATTCAGTTGTAGCCTATGACCACAGGAGTAATGTCTGGCAGGTGTGATTATACAAATACATAGGCAGGCATCCTAATTCAATATGGCTACTTCATGATGACAGAGATGGCGCGGGGTCTAAGGAGCACCATGGCTAGCATGTTTTGGTCTGCACAAGGTAGGGTCAAACACCCAGTTTTTGAACCACTTTTCCCTGAAGAAGCTAAGAAATTTTAAGCACTCCCAGTAAATTTGGTGCTTTATCAAAATTTTGACTACTTATAAACTTCTGCTGTTGCCAAAAAATAGTTAGGACATGGCATTACACAAGCAAATATGATGCTGCAATGATCTGTTATACTCGTATTTAAACTGCGGCAGCATTACCATGCTGCTATTCATGAGCAATGTTCCTACACACAACTCCTTACCTTGGACTGCCATACCAGACGGTAAGGGTGGCTGTTTTTGAGCTTGGCCATAATGCTGACCACAGTGGCAGCCACCTCAGCAGGGTATGTGTCTCCTCTTTCGACAACCTGTTAGGACAGTAAGTTGGGTAGAGTATAATCTGAGAGTAAATATTGTTGGACTTGCACATATCATGAGTAAGTTCTCATCTATCCACAATCTCAGTTTGTTCCACTTGAAGTGGAAGAAACTGTGTGCATAAAAAGGATCTCATGGTGTCTCAAAACAGCATGCTACTAACATTTTGCCTCAGGGAACATCAGCCAAGGTCCTATATCAGCAGCACAGACTTGCTCAGCTTTAGATCTTTCACTGGAACAAGCAAAAGGCTCCTGCACAAGCTGCTGATATCCATAAGCTTGCGAGCTCAGCTTGGGCTCGCAAATGCAGTTTTGCATGTATCCTTCTTATGCCCAAGTTTGCTGCCATTCACCATCAACAGAGATTTTAGATGTTTCAAAAGATGAGCGCAGTACCTGAAAGTAAATTTATCATTTCTATTCCCTAGAAAACAATGTTCCAGACAGTCATAAATGTTGGCATTCTAATGTTAGGAACTCTCTTGAGCACATCTTGCCTTGTAAGCTCACGGTGTTAAATTTCATGAAAAGCACACCTGATCTGCGCCCAGGAATCCAGTTACTGGCTAACTGTTTTTAGATTTTAGTTGTGGTTTAGTTTGTTATTATTTGCAATGTTGTGTTAATGTTCATATGTTGAAAATAACCTTAGCCCTCACCTTCATTGGAAGAGAGTGAGCAGAAAATAAGATAACTACTTGTTGTCGCATATCCTCTGGAAACTTATTGAGCTCTTCCTTTATGATGTCTGCATAtgcctggaagaaaaaaaaagaagaggtggCTATGGGAGTGTTGCAGTGGCAGACCACTCTCGTACAGTCTTGATAAACTCGGCACAGCACACCATCAGAAGGAATAATAGAAGTTTTTAAGGAACAACATTCACCTAAGCGGGAGAATAATTTGTATGTCTAGAGTATTTGCATGCTACATCTTGGAACCTTCATAGATTAAGCAGAATTAATGACAGTATGTATAAATAGTACTTGCATGCTACATCTTGAAACCTTCATAGATTAAGCAGAATTAATGATGTGCTCTCGATATTTGTTAAACGGCAAGAAGCATGATAATAGTATGAGACATTATTTGCAATATTTCTTTAAAGCGCGGGTTTGGATAAGTATTTCGCGGTCTATTTGTCATGACATATCCTGTGATAGCTCACAGTATGGACCAAAAAAATCACTGGACGTTTACCTTTGTGGTAATGTGAATTTCAGTGTTGGCGGGGGGATGCGAAATGCTGATGCCAACTGCAGTGTTTATTAACTCTGGGTAAGGGTGTAGAGTAAGGGTGTGGGACGGGGGCAGAGGATGCGTGTGCTTCCCGCACGGCCATGTTCCATGCACTGTCACACTCGGTTACTCCTCCATCCATTTAAGGCAGGCATCTGGTGTGACCAGCACACTGAGGGAAACGGTTGAGCAGGAGAACCAATCAGTGCGGCACACCGCACCTGTTGTCTTCCTCTCCTCCTGCCTTGTCACACTCCGTGTTTTGACGATGCCACGCAAGTAGGAAACAGCCCtaacagctgtcactgtaaaaaTGATTTACCTAGCTGTGGCATTTACGCTCTCTGCAGAACCTGCAGTTGCTGTTGTTGTGTTGCCACATAATCACTGCTGGCTAAAGCCACTACTAGCCTGGCTAAAAGAGACTTGTGGCAActtgtgcttgctgctgccgtgGTGTCTGGGTTCTAACCAATGCAGCTCTGTTGTTGCATAAAAAATGAGTATTTGTTGCCGTATCGGATCACTTGCAAAATGAAAGTTGTAAATTTGGGAGAAATTGGCAAAATTTAGCTGAGCTTGGTTAGTTGTGCAAAGCCTTTTGGCATAAATTACCATTTATCGAGGTGCGTTCCATAGAGTACCTGCACTCGGGGACGgatttatgggtcactcttggatGGGGCAGCTGAGAGGGGAAGGGGGTCCATTTGATCCATGTACAGTTAAGCCCACTTGTAATAAACCTGACGGTCACGCGGATTGCATTCATATGTTCGTAGGAAGTGGATTGCCCGTATTACAACCAAAATTATGAAGTGCATGAAAAGTGCCTCTAATTTCGTAAAAACTGCTTCATGAGCATCCACGGTGCCTTCCAGGCTCTCCACGGTGGTCACGTTTTCGCCGAGGCCCTGGCAACCAAAAATATAACAACACAGCAACAGCATGGTTCATGGTGTAAACAGTGAGGGCAGCTGGCAGCAGGTCGACCACATTAATCAGGATTCTAGTGGTTGGGGAGTGCTCATACTTTGCGTACAATGGCCCTGCGATGATGTCTTTGCACAAACATAGTCATCAGAGTCGATAAGTGGCCATCTATTCATCAACGATGCAATATCATAAATCTACATGCGTCTGATCACTTCTGTTTTTCGCCAGCATCATCTTTCGTCCCTGGGCACATGCAGCAATGAAAGCAGCGCAGTGAACGTGCGCACAGAATGTATCAGCTGCACTGCCTGTACATAGTAGGAGTGGAAGGAGCACACAAGGCGGAACCGGCACAACCATAGCATGGCATTCGAACTTCTTAAATCACTGCTGTTACTTGACCCACGGCTATACGTGGTAGCTTCTGCTTCCACTTTGGATGCTTTGACTAGCCAGAGCATATTCAGGCAATGATTGACCTTGTAGCCGATTGGCGCTTGCTTGGCTGGGGGTTACCTATAGTTTCAGTGCCAGCTCATTTTCTTTCCGGGGCACTGTCGCGGGGGCCAAGAAACACTCCTCAGTCTCCACACTTGCTGTAAAGTGTGAATTTTTCAACTCCAGGGCTTAGTTTACGAAGCCTCCTTGTTCGCTATAATCGAGTTGTGTGTCACCGCAGTTGTTTGTTGCATCTGAGACGAATTGCCATTGCCCTGATGCGTATTTTGATGGTAGCACTGCCCTCGTCCGTAATAAGCAAGCATTCGTTATATCCGTGGCCGTTATAAGCAGGCTCAACTGTATTTCTCctatttttttcatcaaaagGATGGGGTTCATCCTGGTTTtcttatgtaaaatttctcacttcaGGAGGGCAACAATCCCCAATGCCTCTCTCCCCCCAATAAATCCACCCCTGCCTACACTGATACTAAACTGAAGTGTGCAGCCAAGTTTAGAAAGATAGGTTTTGAAGAGGGTTGTGACAAGTGTTAATGCAAAGGTCAAAAAATTCCAGTGTGGAAAGCTAGAGAAATTCTATACTTGAAAACATACGCTCTGTGGAAGGCAAACAGTGTTGTTCAATTACTTCTGGATTACCTGTGTAATGGCATTGTGAACAGGCCAGCGATCAATAAACTTCCACTTTGCTGTGCTTGACTGCCGTTGACTTTTGTAGAATCTGTACATGGCATTCAGGTTGCTTCCAGTAGTGCAGCAGCTGTACTGTGGGTACTGGGAGAAGGCCACCACTTGCTCAACACCTTCTCTGGAACACAATGTTAAGCACATCTGCACAAGCCCTCTAAAAGAAAACTAACAAACGCCGCCCTGCTATCAGGGGTAGTTTTTTAAACACTGAGGCTAAACTGTCATAACTACTGAGTGCTACTTCTATGAGACTAAGACTTGTGAGGTGGTAGGACTCGGTTTTCAGCCTCAAGTTGTTATGAGCCAGTCCCAACATCAGGAGTGCATTGTCAGACTAAAGTGAAAGGAAGAGATGCTTGCTTCAGCCATTTATAACTTCTACAAATCAGCTCGGCATTGTGTTTCTGCAGAAAGTATAAAGATATTGTGCAATGGTATAATaggaaaataaaaatttgaagggacacttaagctccgcctgaactGTCTGacacgatagcattaatgggtcccttcagcggcctggagCCCTCTTTGCTTATTACTTCGCAAACACGGTGATTTTTTACATTGCGAGACCCAAATTGCTCACATCTGGGCaggatgggcaggttgtgatgatgtcgcaAGGTTACGTTGCTGCTTTTCCACTGACAATGCCGTCAACGACAACGTCGACAGTGCCAATTTTTCTGCACAGCAGGAATCTAACGCTATCACTCTAAAAAGCgatcatttattattttttttcaccgAAGAAGATAAAGATGACTGGAGTGATGCTTTAAGCAGTACCTGTAAAGTCCACTCTTGAATGCATGCTGTAAACTTCAGCGTAGTGTGAAAAAACAGCAAGCACATTTAGCATGTGCCATGTGCACACACTCACGTATGTACACAATtctaatgaagaaaaaaaaatgtttttcctgtCATCTTCATAGAAAATTATCACTAACGTGCTGTCATGTACAATAAAACCTGGCATTTCTCATTTGTAAAAAGCATGGTCTTATGATCTCACCTCTCAATTTCCACCAAAGCATCCTCAATCAATGGCTTGGAATAGCGGAAACCAATGAAATACTTGTGAGGTCCTGTAGATGTGTGCATAAAATGAGGCAGGCTTTAGTACTGTGTCATGTTAGCTGAATTGTTAAGATATGGGTTGACTTAAGAACTTTAACGACAGCACAACAACCTTGCAAGCATTACTCATGGAGTTTCCTCAGATTGGACCGCTTGAACACACGCATGCATGACCATGGCCTGTGAAAGCGTTAATTGTTTCATAGAATTAAGATATGCTAGCTTGCTATGGGCAGAGAGGAAACATGAATTTTTCTGCATTAGTGTGGCcaaaaaggaatgcattcaatGTGGATGAATTCATAATTATAAGGGGAAttggtaaaaataaaaaaatataggaGGATGGCTTACTGCAGGTGTGCACTCTACAGTTTTATGCACGTCACTGCTGTAAATATAGTAAACATTTTTCTCTGTCTTGATGCTGGCACCATTTTTCTCTGTCTTGATGCTGGCACATGGCTTAAGCAAGTGCAATAAGGTCAGGTTGTGACTCAATCCATGCAGGAAAACAGCACACCAGTTTCAGGCGATATCTTGTTCAGTATTTCCGTCATTTGTGTCCCTTGCACTTCAGTCCATTCCAAGAGGCCTTTCCCTTGAGTCATTTTCTTGTACTTCTGCATGAGCTTAGGCGCCCTCCTTTTTGCAATCAGTGGACCTAGAAcactttgatatatatatattacagttTGTATGTCATATGGATCTCAGTATATGACGGTGTTGACAATGTGTGATATATGATACTTGCCTCTGAAAGGGAAGCGATATGATGTCTTCATCAGTGAAGAGCCTCTGCAGGTAAGATTCGACATCATCTGTGTGGTGGGAGTCACCCATGTTGTGCATCAAAATTGCAGTTCTAACTTGCGGTCTTTGGtgggagaaagaaagagggaattTTTTTACTTGACTTCCTTAAGATTGTCAATTGCAATTGTGTTCGTGTCTTTACGAACTTTTTAAATTCCTGTAGTTCTGTAGGCAAGCAGGTGCAGAGTATGATTTACGGTTAATTGCGGTCTTGAGAGGACTGTCCTGTGATGCAGCTGCAATGCTGACAGTACTGCTCAACTGTGTGTACGTTCTCAAGCGTATGCTTATTATCACTATGGATGATGTCGCTATATATAGATGACCCGGCCACATTTTTGTATGAGTGGAAGGGGCTCGTGCTTGCTGATGTGGGCTCGCACGCGATCCAGCTGCTATACGTACGGTACATATTCCTCGTGCAGTAGCACGCAATACCCACGATATGAACTATATATATGCATACACAGTGTTAATTTGACTAGTGCTTCATCCCTGTCCATAGGTGTGCACAGGTCTCTccataaggaggggggggggggggggggaggcataaATAGTAGCGCCTCTTCAATTCTTCTGGGTAGCAGGGAACAATCGGGGACAATATTTGCGCCCCCTTGCTTTTTGAGAAGGGCGCTGCCTGCCCCTGCCCCGCCCGAGCACGCCTTAAACCAAACATTACAATTTTGGTTCTTTTACTCAACACCGTGCTCGGCAATATCCATACTTACTTTTGGGAGTGCAACCTGGATAACTGGCTCCTGCAAGCTCCCCTGCATTTTTGAACGCCTTACGTTTATATTCCACGTTCGGCGCCGAGAGATTTTTCTGAGCATATATATAATTGCTTCTCACCAGAGACGTTGGTGTATCAGCCTCTTCATCGGGGGATAGGACAGTAACAGCATTTTGTCGCTGTTTGGTCGAAGCTGTCGAAACGGCTAATCCTGCAGATGTTATCGCGACTTGTCGCGTGTGTGCCCTTCCGAGCACATAGTGCCCCGTTATATATAGAACTCTTATCAGTGACTTCATCAATGGCAAGGCTCGCACGACTAAGGCGTAACGTAAACAGACTCGATCTACATCATTAAATTATTCTCCTTCTAAAGAAGGCCGGTAAAGAGTTTTGTCGAAGTTTGACAGGGCTCGGTAGCTGCGGAACCGAAGGGGAAGCTCGTCTGCTACCGGAAAAGCACGCGGCGCAAACATCTCCACTAGGAGCTCGAGGCTGGATGCCGCATTTCCGCTTTCCGAAGCGGGCgctagtgaagccaccggaaCGGAAAATTGCACCGCAGGTTTGACGGTATGTTCAGAAAGTCCGGTTAGCACggttagagtcactaaataaaaaaaaattttatttagtgactctaggcacGGTGTACGGTGCTTGCTGTGTATTTCAacgcaaaaagtcgcgtctttcaccCTTTCGTTCTGTTTCTTGCGTTGTTCTTGTGTAATGTCTGCTGTTATATCAAATGAATAGCTGAACGTAAGAAATGTGAGCATGGTTTGGAGAACCGTGTAATTTCTACGGAACCGAATAAAACGTTCATGCAGGCCTCGCCCTGCTGCGGCAAATTAAAGGGGTACGTATACGTGCATAAAACGCTGCGTTCATATCAGGTTCTTCCGAGCGTACAGAAGCAGTAGTGGAATCACGATGAGGCGTAGCAAAG
Coding sequences within it:
- the FeCH gene encoding ferrochelatase, mitochondrial isoform X1, coding for MLLLSYPPMKRLIHQRLWGACRSQLSRLHSQKPQVRTAILMHNMGDSHHTDDVESYLQRLFTDEDIISLPFQSVLGPLIAKRRAPKLMQKYKKMTQGKGLLEWTEVQGTQMTEILNKISPETGPHKYFIGFRYSKPLIEDALVEIEREGVEQVVAFSQYPQYSCCTTGSNLNAMYRFYKSQRQSSTAKWKFIDRWPVHNAITQAYADIIKEELNKFPEDMRQQVVILFSAHSLPMKVVERGDTYPAEVAATVVSIMAKLKNSHPYRLVWQSKVGPMPWLRPKTEEAMRALVKEGHRHVMVVPVSFVNEHVETLYDMDVELGQELAPKIGILNFARAPALNNHPVFAQGLADLVKQHLKQQQKCSPQLLMTCPMCTNDTCKKMREWVKNLP
- the FeCH gene encoding ferrochelatase, mitochondrial isoform X2; protein product: MLLLSYPPMKRLIHQRLWGACRSQLSRLHSQKPQVRTAILMHNMGDSHHTDDVESYLQRLFTDEDIISLPFQSVLGPLIAKRRAPKLMQKYKKMTQGKGLLEWTEVQGTQMTEILNKISPETGPHKYFIGFRYSKPLIEDALVEIEREGVEQVVAFSQYPQYSCCTTGSNLNAMYRFYKSQRQSSTAKWKFIDRWPVHNAITQAYADIIKEELNKFPEDMRQQVVILFSAHSLPMKVVERGDTYPAEVAATVVSIMAKLKNSHPYRLVWQSKVGPMPWLRPKTEEAMRALVKEGHRHVMVVPVSFVNEHVETLYDMDVELGQELAPKIGILNFARAPALNNHPVFAQIFMPTLYSLA